The following DNA comes from Amycolatopsis solani.
ACTGGCGGGGACGCGCATCGCGCTGGACGGGCGGCCGATCCTGATCGGCCGTGCCGACGACTCCACGCTGGTGCTCGACGACGACTACGCGTCGACCCGGCACGCCCGGATCGCCCAGCGCGGTGAGGACTGGTACGTGGAAGATCTGGGCTCGACGAACGGGACGTATCTCGACCGGGCTAAGGTCACTGCACCCCTCCGGGTCCCGCTCGGAGTCCCCATCCGGATCGGCAAGACGGTGATCGAGCTTCGCCCATGACTCTCGTCCTCCGCTACGCAGCCCGCAGCGACCGGGGCCTGGTGCGTTCGAGCAACCAGGACTCCGTGTACGCCGGCCCTCGCCTGCTCGCGCTCGCCGACGGTATGGGTGGCCACGCGGCGGGTGAGGTGGCCAGCAAGGTCGTCATCGCCTCGCTCGCGCCGCTCGACGACGACGAACCCCGCGACGACCTGCTCGCCCAACTGCGGGAAGCGGTGGCCAACGGCAACGCCGCCATCGCCGAACTCGTCTCGCAGGACCCCGATCTCGACGGCATGGGCACCACGCTCACCGCGGTGCTGTTCGCGGGCACCCGGCTGGGGCTGGTGCACGTCGGCGACTCGCGGGCCTACCTGCTCCGGAGCGGTCAGTTCGCGCAGATCACGCGCGACGACAGCTTCGTCAACGAACTCCTCGAACAGGGCCGCATCACGCCGGAAGAGGCGGCGGTGCACCCGCAGCGGTCGCTGCTGCTCAAGGCGCTCACCGGGCACGAGGTCGAGCCGAGCCTGACCGTGCGCGAGGCCCGCGCCGGCGACCGGTACCTGATCTGCTCGGACGGCCTGTCCGGCATGGTCAGCGACGAGACGCTGACCGAGGCCGTGCAGATCCCGGACCCGCAGCAGTGCGCGGACCGGATGATCGAGCTGGCGCTCAAGGGCGGCGGTACCGACAACGTCACCGTGATCATCGCCGACGTGGTCGACGTCGACTTCGGCGAGGACGCGCCCATCGTGGGCGGCGCCGCCGGGGACGGCAGCGACGAGCTGCACCAGGGCGACTCGCCCGCGGCGCGGGCCAGGGCGCTGACCCAGCCGCCACCGCAGCAGCGCCCGGAACTGCCGCAGCCGAGCGAAGACCCGAAAGCCAAGCGCCGGAAGCGGTTCCGCTGGCTGGCCGGGGCGCTGGTCGTCCTCGTCGTGCTCGCCGCGGCCGCCATCGCCACCCGGTACTTCGTGCTGAGTCAGTACTATGTCGGCGAAGGTGCGGACGAGGAAGTCGTCATCTACCGCGGCGTCCCCGGCAGCATCCTCGGGATCGACCTGCACACCTACGAGCAGGGCTCCTGCCCGCCCAACCAGGTGTGCACGGACAAGCTGCGCGTCAACCAGCTCCAGGAGGACGCGCGGCTCGCCGTGCAGAACGGCGTCAAGAAGGACAGCCTCGACGACGCCCGGAAGTACATCGACGACTTCCTGCAGTTGCACAAGCGCCTGAACAACTGCGCGCCGACGGGCGGTCAGACCCCGTCGACGCCGACCAACCCGGTCACACCGACGACCACCCCGTCGGTCCCGGCCGGTTCCACGGCTCCATCGTCGGCGAACCAGCCAGCGGGGAGGGACTGCTCGACGCCG
Coding sequences within:
- a CDS encoding FHA domain-containing protein FhaB/FipA; protein product: MPELVVQLTRVGFLVLLWLFVFAALRVVRSDLYAASGMRVQVPTFGRKKEKKPRNSKSPQQLLVTHGALAGTRIALDGRPILIGRADDSTLVLDDDYASTRHARIAQRGEDWYVEDLGSTNGTYLDRAKVTAPLRVPLGVPIRIGKTVIELRP
- a CDS encoding PP2C family protein-serine/threonine phosphatase, which encodes MTLVLRYAARSDRGLVRSSNQDSVYAGPRLLALADGMGGHAAGEVASKVVIASLAPLDDDEPRDDLLAQLREAVANGNAAIAELVSQDPDLDGMGTTLTAVLFAGTRLGLVHVGDSRAYLLRSGQFAQITRDDSFVNELLEQGRITPEEAAVHPQRSLLLKALTGHEVEPSLTVREARAGDRYLICSDGLSGMVSDETLTEAVQIPDPQQCADRMIELALKGGGTDNVTVIIADVVDVDFGEDAPIVGGAAGDGSDELHQGDSPAARARALTQPPPQQRPELPQPSEDPKAKRRKRFRWLAGALVVLVVLAAAAIATRYFVLSQYYVGEGADEEVVIYRGVPGSILGIDLHTYEQGSCPPNQVCTDKLRVNQLQEDARLAVQNGVKKDSLDDARKYIDDFLQLHKRLNNCAPTGGQTPSTPTNPVTPTTTPSVPAGSTAPSSANQPAGRDCSTPSSTAPTTGGGN